The uncultured Treponema sp. genomic interval GACATGAAGAAGAAAATCAAAAGTGTCCTTGTCCGAGACATCGGTTTCCGGCGAAACGTAAATTCTTGGCGTGCAGTTCAGTCCGTCCCGCAAGAACACGTAGTAGCTCGGCGTAAAATATGCGCTTGATGCAAGTTTCTGATAATTTTCAACATTCAGATGCGACGGATTTTCAACTTTTCCGCAGTAGTCAAGCTGCCCCGTCCAGCTTTTTGAAAACTCAAACCAGTTTTTCCCGAAATTGATAAGAATCTGCTTTTCCGACATAGCAACCTCCAAAACACGTGGCGCAAATAAAAAAAATCGCCCTTTCGCTTTATTTTTCTTTAGTATAAAACGCAAGAGCGACATGGAGTGTCGGAGAGGAAAATATTAAAAAAAATCACCGCCAGCAGAAGCGGCCTATAAACAGCATCTTCCGCCGGCGGCAAAAACTAGAATGTTCTATGCGGAAACTTCATTTTCGTCAGTTTCTTCAGAGGAAGATTCCAAAGAACTTTCTGTAACCACATTGACTTTTGAAAAAGCCGTTGACTCAATCTCTTTTCTGATTTCCGAGCATGGAACAAGGACAATCCGCTTGCGCAAAATGTCCGCCGCCTCAACATCAGAAGCCTTTTCCTTGCCCTTTGCGCTAAATGAAAGCCGGATTCTTCCGAACGAGCCAAGCTGAACAATAAAGCCCTTTTTAAGGAACAACGGCAATTTTCTTACCAGCGAAGAAAGAACCGCCTCCACATCGGTAACGTTCAGCGTACAGCCGTCGCTAATATCTTTCGCAAGGTCAAGGATTGTAAGCTCGTCTGAATAAAAAGGCGAAGCATGAAACAGATAAGAACCCTTTACACGCGGATTCGGACGTTTTGTTATTTTAAAGTTCATTTTGTCTCCTTGCAGCCTAAAATAGAGCTGCGTTTTTAGTCAGCCGCATAAACTTTTTGCGGCGCATAATTATTCATGCGAAAATTCAGTTTTGAATCCCGCAAGGCCGGAACATACGCGCTGATTACATTTTTTTCAGAGCCGTTTCCGAACTGTTGACTAAAAGAAGAGAAGAACCTATAATCGATAGTACACATTCATTGAACAAGATTCTTCTTGCTTCTTTGACCAAGCCGCTTTAAGAAATTGCCGTTTCTTTTAAGCGGTTATTTTTTTGCCTTTTACGCCTTGCACAATCATAGGCACACCTCCTTTTCTAGCCATCAGACCAGTTCTTCTATTTTTCTTCAAGCACCGCGCGGATTTTTTCAATCTGCTTAGTGCTCAAGCCCGCATATTTCTGGGCAAACAGAATCGCAAGATTTTTCTGCTCCTCCGTGCTTCCAGACTTCTTAAAGTCAAGCTGAACCGCATTGCGCGGAGTTTTAAGCTCAAGCTCCCTAAGCTCGTCTTTTGCCGTATCATCCAACGAATACTTTTCAGAAACCTTTTCCGTAAAATCAACTGGAATAACGCGCTCTCCGCTTTCAATCGCCGAAAGATAAGAAGGCGCAATCCCCATATCCTTAGCCATTGCCGCAAGCGTCTTGTCCTTGTCAATCCTGAGCTTCTTCAGATATTTTCCGTATTCAGTCGCCGGCATATTCCAACCCCCTTATTCTCTCCTACCTGATAATAATATACACCTTGTGAAATAAAATTGCAAGTAGAAAATTTAAAAAAATGTTGAAAAATTATTTGATTTGTGTTTCAACAAAAAAAAATTCTATTCCAACCACACAATTTTCGGAAAGCGTTTCAGAAACTAATATTTTCTAATTATTATTTATCAATCATTTTTGTCTGCCTGTCGAACTCTGAAATATATTCCTTGTCCTGAATCACCCGGAAAATCTCATATTCTTTGTGTGCTTTTTCAATCGCCTGTCCATGACTGATTTTTCCTTTTGTTTCAAGGATTTTCTGGCGGTTACCCTGCAAAAATGAATTTACAGCATCCACACAATCCTGCATTTTCATAAGAATTCCGTCCTCTGCCTGAAGCTCCGCATAATCAATGAACATTGTAACAAGCCGATTCAGGCGAGAAATTTCTTTTTCATTCAAATAGTTTTTTGCAATCACAACATCGGACTTATAGATCTTTCCGTCTGGCGAATTTTTCCAGTTTGTAAGCCCCATGTGCTCTTTTGAAGAGTCAGCACGGTTGTAGACAATTTCCGCCGCAGTATTTCCAGAAACAGCGTAATGCAGTTTATTTTGAACAAACGCATAAAAGTTTTTAGTTGTCTCGCTGTTCTTGTCATAATCGCAGCTGCACTGCTCAAAAATATCTGTGATTTTTTGATAAGCGCGCCGTTCACTCGCACGAATCTCTCTGATTTTCTCAAGCAGCTCATCAAAATAATCTTTTCCAAACGGTTTGCCGTTTTTCAAAAGCTCCTCATTCAAGACAAAGCCCTTTGTGATGTATTCTTTTAATGTTTTTGTCGCCCACTGGCGGAATTTTGTAGCTTTCTTGGAATTTATCCTGTAGCCAACCGCAATGATTGCGTCGAGATTGTAAAAAACCAAATTGCGTTTTACAGAGCGATTTCCTTCCTGTTGAACTTGTTCCATTTTGGAACAAGTTGCCTTTTCAGAAAGTTCCTGCTCCTCATAAATATTTTGCAGATGCTTTGTAATTGCCTGCGTGTTTACATCGAACAGTTCAGCCATAGCCTTTTGAGTAAGCCAAAAAGTTTCATCTTTATAAATTACATTGATAACTATATTTTTATTTTCAGACTGATAAAAAACTATATTATTTTGATTCATTTTATTTTTCCCTTACTCCATTGCCTTGACGTTTTTTTCGATGAAGTCGATTTCGGCTTTGTCTAGGTTGTATTTTTTGTAGAGTTGCTGGTCAATTTCTTGGATGGAGGCAGTCCAGTCGATGTCGCTGTTTGGGGTGAAGTCTTGGAGAGGAACGTTTGCCCAGGTTTCACGAGGATTATCCTGCGTTACTTTTAATGTTCCCAACATTGCGCGGGCAAATTTTGTCTTTATGTATTTCATGCAGTTTTCGGCTTCTTCTTTTGTCGTAAATTTTCCAATGCTTAAAAAAGTCGTTGTAGAGCCGACTATCGGCTCGCCGACTATCGGCTCGCCGACTATCGGGGTCGATAGTACTTCGCCTATCGCCCCCGATCCGTTTGCTTTAGGAATAAAAATTTTATAGAAATCAAAATTATCTGGAATTCTGATGTAAGATTTTTTTATCCATTTCAAAATACGGTTGTTGTTTTCCCGTCCGTAAATCCGCACGTATTCTATTCCGTCATTCGGCTTTTCATCAAAGAAAAGTTCAGGGAAAATTGAAAAAATGTTTGAGCCACAATCATATCTGTGTCCTTTGCTTTGACGATTTTCAGCCCATGGATTTTCCTCATAGAGTTTTTCTGTAACCTTGTATAAGTCTCTTCCATAAATTAAATCAGAAAAAGTCTTAAAATCCGAATTTTTGACTTTTCTCAATGCAGACTGCAATTCCTCAAACGCAACAAAAGTTCCTATCTTTCCAAAATTTTTATTTTTGTCCCAATAAGTAACGGCAACACCGCCTTTTATATCGACCGTAGGAAAAACTTCATCGCTCTTTGCCCAGTATTTTACGACTTTAAAATGCTCGTTATTCAGGATTTTCTGATTCCAGTCTTTAGGTGTCTTTCCTGCATTAAACAAAAATCTTGCAGGATGAATCATTATAACATTGTCAGCAAATTTGCATGAAACATCTATGAACAAATGATAAATCGGGTCAGAGCCGTTTGCATCTCCTGTAGCTGTAACCTGATACGGCGGATTTCCTATGACAGCTTCAAATTTCATTTCTTCGTTTCCTTCTTTTGTTTTGTCTATTTCATCATCAAGTCTTATCTGCTCAAACGGCTTGTTCTGGCTGAGCAGCTCTCTGATTTTCTCGCAATCGATTCCGTCCTTGTTTCTTATTTTCAGCAGGTCGTAGCTCACAAAGTTTTTTGCGATACATTCTGTGTTCAGTCCAAGAATTTCATAGATTTTTCTTGTGAACTCGTAAGTGTAAGCGGAGGACGGAATAGAATAAATACGGTCTTTGAACTCTGATAAATTCTTTCCCAAAGACTCGTATTTTTTATAGATTGAAATCGCGAATTCCGCCATTTTGCTGTTTATGTCAAGAATCGCCCTGTTTTTGCTCAGCGCGGATTCAAAGCACGAAGTCGGCAAGAGGCTTACCATCTCGTCGCAAGTTTTTTCTGGAGTTACAACCTCGCTTTCGCTTAGCCGCCCGAATTTTGTAAGGGCTGTCTTGGCTCTTTGCAGCGGCGGAACTTTATCGTCTGCGGAAAGCTCATTCAAATGATCGATTTTGTAATCCAGCTGGCTTAATCCGAACTTGTCCATATTCTGGCGGATAAGCTCAAGAACGGATGTTTTTAGCGAAAGGTTTGTTAATATTCTAGGATTTTCACCAGTTGAGGCGCAATCTATAATATCCCGCAAGGATTTTACCCTGTCTTTTGTCAGAAAGGCAAAGAAAAGAATTCTGGCATAATACGTGCGCCATTTTTGAATCAAATCTTTTGTTTCATTTCCGTCTGAATTTTCATCAGGACTTTTAGTCTTGGACTCGTCCTGAGAAGCCGCTTTATTGGTATTTTCAGAATCATCAGGATTTTCAATATCAAGGCCGTTGCCATCTCCGTCCGCAGATTTTATTGCAAAGCCTTCTTTCGAGCCAAGTTTTCCTTGCTTTTCGATTTCCGCGTAAATATCTGAAATTTTCATCAGGTTCATGTCAACAGGAATTTCAACAGTTTCCTCGGCAACGCCCTTGTTTCTTGAGTATTCGCTCACGGCTTTCATGATGTCGGCGGGCGTTATCTGGACAAGCCTTTCTGCATTTGCGGCGATAACAGGGCTTATTCTAAGTTCTTCCCTAAGACGCTCTTCAAGCTTGTTGTTTCCGCTCTCGTCTGTGTTCACATTGTAAATAAGGGATTTTTTCTCCTGCATCTGAAAGAGGCGCAACGGGTCAAAATCAACGAGCAGAGTCTGCGGCTTCATATTGAATTTTATCTTGTTTCCGTCTTTGTCCTCAAGAATTTTTATATACTGGTTCTGAAGCCTGAAAACAGCCTGATCGTATTCCTGTGGCGAGCTTGTATCCTTAAAATAAAGCATTGTGTCCCACTGCTCAACTGTGCTTCCGGTCAGCATCCGGTTTACAGTCAGGGTAAGCGTCTTTACTTTCTCTTTTTCAGCCTTTCTTATTTCATTTTTTACATCAGAAACTTTCTTATAGACGTTATCAAGCCCAGAAATATTTATTATTTTATACAAGTTCAAATTCTTGAATTTTGCCTTGTTGCTTGTAATAAGATTTTCAAGAGCATCGCAGCTTGCGCAATACGGAAGAACCGCGACAATATGGCGGCACATTTTGCCTTTCTTGAATTTGTCATAATCAAGGAACGGCATAAGCTCGTCATCAGCCTTTGAGCCGTCTATTGCTTCAAGAAGCTCAAGGATTTCCTTTTCATAGACAAATTTTTTATATTCATTATCTTCATCTTTTCTTATTGATTTTGGCTTGAACAATGCGCTGAAAGCATAAGACACGCCGTTTTTTTTAAGCTCTTCAAGTTTCTTTCTGGCAGAAGTGTTCAGATTAAAGGCAAACCTAATCATCTGCGGAAAGCCGTAATAAGGATTGTCCCACTCCTTTACATCATCTTTTAAGATGTTATCTTTATCCCACGCTTCCTGCTCTTTCACAATGTCCGCGAACTGGCAGAAACAGATTATGTCGTCTTTTTGAAACTCGCTTCCCATCAGAATGCGGTATGGAGTTCCCGAAAGATGAAGCTTTACTTTTGCCTTGAACGATTTTATCTGCTTTTCGGCTTTTTCGCTGTCAACAAATTCGTCATCAAATTTGACTTTCTTTAAGCCTTCATCTTCCTGAAAATCCAGATTTCTCAGAACTTTTCCGTAGCTTTCGGCGCGCGCTCCAAAATGAGTTTCATCGACAATCAGCAGATCTACAGTTTCTGTAAAGACAGTTTTGTGCTTTTCCTTGATTTTTTCTCCCTGCAGATCCTGCAATGTAAGAAACAGGACAATCCGTCTTTTTGCCTCAAATTTCTCTTTCAGAATATTTTCATCCGCAATCAGGTCTTTTGATTCAAGAAAATCATAATCCTCAAAATTCTTTGGGATTTCTACAGTCTTTTTCCATTCATCTTTAACATCTGCCTTTGCGCTTACAACAACCACAAATTTCGCGCCGGACACTTTTGCGCAGCACATAGAAGTGAACGATTTTCCAAAGCGCATTACAGCATACATAAGAAGATTTCTGTGTCCGTTTTTTACAGCGTTCAGATAATTTTCTACCGCTTCCTGCTGATTCGGGCGCAAAGTCCAAACTTCGCCGCTTCTCTCATAGACAAATGAATTTGCCGACTTGTCGCTTTTACTGTAAAAGTGGTATTTTCCTGTTTTGCCAGCAAAATCAAGCTTTATGTCATTTATCGCCTCGGAAATTTCTTCTTTTGAAGTCTCCCGGAAAAATTCATTTGAATAATAATTGCTTTCCGCACTGATTCCAGCCAAATCTTTTTGAGTAAGCCTGTGCTTTCTTTTTTCTGTTTCCAAATATTGATGAATTGAATAGTCCCGAAAATACACATCTTCTGTTACTGCCGCCTTGTCCTCAAACTGCTGGGTAAGATTCGGAAAATATTTTCTCCACTCCGCCAGACGCACTTTTACAGGACGGTATGTGTCTCCAACTTTCAGATAGTTCGGAATTGAATTTGTATTGAAAGCATAAATATAAGGCTCAATTCTTCCAAAAACAATCTTGTCAACTTCAGAAAAATCCATTTTACTCATCTCCTTCAACGCAGTCCACGAACCTTACTATCTCATTCTTTTTCCAGTCCTTTATCTTGCAGTAGATTCCGTTGTGCTTTAGCGGATTGTTTTTCTTGCAGCCCTCGCACGCCTTTGAGACTATTCTTGTCTCAAACAAATCCTGCTCTAAGACTTCTTTTTCCGTGCAGCTGTTCGGAACAACAAATTTAAGCCCGTCCATCTGCCAGATATTCCAGACAATTATTTTTGCAAAGCCGGCTAAATCCTGTGCCGAAAGATTCTCGTTGAATTTATGCTGATAATGCTCGGCGACCGTAAAAAGGACGTTCTCCCTTGCGATTAAAACGTTGTCGCCCTGCCATTCAAAACCGTAGGAGCTTTGAACCGCCGAAAAAGCCCATTTCAGCCAGTCCCCGCGGCTTTCGGTATTCTCATTTACAACGCGGAGCTTTCTGTCCAAAAATCCCACACGTTCAGGAACTTCTATATACTCCCCTGTTACAGCGTCGTACCGGCTTGTGATGTAAGGAGCTTCTCCGCAGGTGATTTCAAGCCTTGTTGAACAAACGTAGTCTTTCCAGCTCTTGTTTTCCGCTTCCGGGAATGAGATTTTCTCTTTTATTGTTTTCCAGGAGCATTTTTCTTCTATATTAAACGCATTTTTCCACCCGAACCATACTTCATCAACAAGGTTGTTCTGCAAGTTGCAAACCCAGCTTGGCGTAAAAACCTCGGCTTTCTGCCTTACGCGCTTCTGCTGCTCTGCCTTTGACTTTTGCGTGCGCGGCTTTATTATGCTTCCGTTTCTTGAAGTTATAAGCTCAACAAGAATCGGCTTTTCAAAAGCGTACTGCGCGCCGTGCTTTGTGTAGTTGTCAGTCGCCCAGATTATGTTTCTGCCGGTTGTCTTGTCCTGCAGGAGAAGCTCAAGAAGCTCATTGTCTATTTTGAGGAGGTTATTTTCTTTTATGTCAATACAGTTTTTTTCTGGCATAGGTTTATTATAAGATTCAATTTGTAAGCTTCTTTTAATTTAGCATAATTTTGATTTTTTTTCTTCTGTATAAAGAAACCAGCCGTCTACACCCTTCTCACAGCTTCCCTGTAGAACCACAGCTCTTCCGGGCATTTTTTTATTATGCGCGCTTTTATCCGCTCAGCCTCGCGCTGGTTTCCAGACTTTTCATAAAGGCGGAACAGCTCAAGGTCGCGTTTTAGGCGCAGCTCTTCGGCAAGGTTTGAGCGGTCTTCAAAGTCGTCTGCCGTTGCAAGCTCAACCGACTTGTCGTAGTAGCGGGCGCATTTTTCCGCATTGTTTTTTATGCGCGCCTGATAAAGGCCGAATGTGGCGCACATATAGCAGTTTGCCGTTACGTTGCTCAAAAAAATGTCAAGGATTTTGCCGTCAATGTTCCCGCCGGCTTCAAGCCTTGAATACACAAGATTGTTGAAGAACAAAGGCAGGCCGTCGTGCGTCTTTCTGTATTCATAAAAAAGCTTTTCAAGCTCGAATGAGCACTCCATAAGAATCTCAGGATTATATGAAATATCCGCAAAAAGCCTGATTTTTGTGTTCAGTATGCAGACTTTTACTTCCGCCATCTCTTCAGTCTGGGAGCTCTTCGTGCATTGCCATAAAAAATCAGCATACTCTGCGGCGCGCGCAAATTCCTTTTTTTCAATCAGAATCCGCATAAACAGGTCGCACACATCAAGAAATTCTTTTTTGTTTGAAGGAACAAAAACCGCTCCGAATCTTTCCTCAAACACCTTTAAAGCAGCGTCATACTTTTTCGCCTTGCACAATAAATCCATATATATAGAAGAAACATTGCGCTTTAGCCGTTTTCCGTCTGTTTCCTTTAGCTTTAGATATGACTTTTCGGCATTTTTTAAGGCGCGCTCATTCTTGTTCATTCTGATATTGCAAAGCGCAATGTTGCTCCATATTCCGGCGGAAAAATAATCCTGGGCGCAGATTTCCTGCAGAACTTCAAGGCAGTCGGCAAAGCGTTCCTGCTCAAAATAGCAGTTGCCAAGAATATTCATAGAGTCAATAAAATATTCCCTGTCTTTTTTTGTGGAAGGAAATTTCACAAATCTTTCCATAAAGCGCGTAAAGTATTCTGTTTCTGTCTTGAACGCAGTTTTATAGAAAAAGTCCGCAACCTGCTTTGATGAAGGATTAAGGCAGGCGGCGTTTTTAAGCCAAAAGACAGTCTTTTTATAAAGCGCGCATTTTCTTTTTTTAGGCTTTTCCTGATTCAGCAAGGCGCGGTAAAGGTAAGCAAGCATAAGGGCAACATCGCTTGTGCTTTCAATATTGTAAAAAACATAGCGGAATGTGTGAACAGCCTTGCGCAAGTCGTTCAAAAGAACAAAAGTAAGGCCGTACTGGCACAAAAGCTCATAGTTTTCTTCCGCATCATCGTCCTGTTTTTCAAGAAACGACTCTATCATCTTGTTTGCGCCGCTGTAGTCCCCAGCGGCAAGCAGAACGCAGGAAAGGCTTCTGACGGTTTCCGCAGTCTCACTCTTAAGAATGCTTTGAGAAGCATTTTCTGTCCTGGAGAGATTTTTTAAAGCTTCCGCAACAAGCAGACTTTTCGTCTTTTGCTCCTCAAAAAAAGCGTTTGCCTTTGACTGGATTTTTTCAAGGCATTTTCTTTCATTCTCAAAGTCGCCCAAAAGCTTGTAGTAGACAGAAAGACGATAATAATAAGTGTCAGAATAGCGTTCATTCTTGGCAAACGAAGAATTGTCGTTTTCAAATTCTGCAATCTGGTTTTCAATTTTTTCCTTGAATATTACGGCTGTGGACTTTCTTACCTCAAGCTTTGCGGCCTTTGAAAAATCGGTAAAATCCTCAAGACTAAGCGTAAGTGTAATTTCAGGAATAAGAGTGTCAATTTTTATGTTGGAAACGTTTTTTTGGGCAAGAGAGAGTTCTGTGCATGTTTCGGTCGTTGTCATTTTTAAGCCTCCGTTTTTGGCATTGCAGAAACAAGCTGCGCCGCTGACTTTTCAATAAGGCGTTTTTTATGCAAAGACTTCCGCCTTTTGAACTCTGAGCGAAGATGAGTGTTCTCCATAATCTTTGAAAGGCAAAAAAGCTTCCTGCGGATTTCAGGAAAATCTTCTTTGCAAGGACGCTTTCTCCAGTCAAACGAAGTGAACCGCTGGATAACCAGGTCAATTTCCTGCTTTATAAAAGACGGAATGTCAGCCTCATCCCCTAAAGCTACAAGACGAACCGAGCGCGAAAATTCATCAAGATAGGAATTGAACACTTCAAGCCTTTCTGCAAAGCTGTTTCCGTCATTTGGATAAACGCGGCAGTTTTCAAGAGTTTCTATATAGCCCGGGTTCGTCTCGTATAATTTCTGCTTGAATGTGCGGCAGCCAAAAAGCTCGTAAAGCATGCAGCCCAATGAATACATATCCTGCGCACGGGCAAGCTCTTTTTCAGGCGGAAGACCGCAGAGAATTTCAGGCGAGGCATAGCCTTCTGTTCCGTGCCATTTTTCAGGATAGAGGCGGATTTTCTCGCGGACATTCTTTTCTGCGCAGCTTGAGGCAAAGTCAATCAGCACAACGCCGTCCTTTTGCCTGCCGGATTTTGCCATAAGATTTGAAGGCTTTAGATCACGGTGAAAAACTCCGCCGCCATGCACAGAGCATACAGCGTTAAGAATCTGGCAGAACAGCCTAAGCCTTTTTGCATATTTTAAAAGCGAGGGACTGCTGTTGTCAAAAAAAGCCTTTTTAAGCTCGATATTAAGGTTTTCGATTGCAATATAGCTTAGCGTGTGCGAAAAAGTTTTTCCGCCGGCTTCAATCAGAACCGGAGCGCGCGAAAGACGGCCTATAACATCCGGCGTATGGCGGTTGTTTTTCAGCTCAGAAAGGATTTTGTCTTCCCACTCAAAAAGCTTTTCGTAGTCTATATCGGTGTCTATGTCAGAAATTCCTGCAATACGCTGGGAAAAAAGCGGGTCAAGGCATTTTAGGACAACCTTCTTGTCTGTAACGCTGTCCACCGCGCGGAACACAAAAGAAGAATGGCCGTCAATCTTCTTAATCTTGCTCTCATGCTCAAGCACATTCAAAAGCTCAAGGTTTTCAAAGCGGTCAAGAATAGAATCCGCATTTTTAATTGCCTGAACCGCGCAAAAATTCAAATTCTCCTGGCAGACGCTCTCGCCGTCAGAATAATCATCAAAATCAAAATAAAGCTGACTTTCATCGTTATACAAATCCGCAGACTCCCCCGAATGTTTTTTATTTTATAAGAAAATTATAACATATTTTTAGCGGATTTGCAGGGGGAATTCTTATAAAAATATTCCCACTATGTTGGGCAAATATAGTCACTATATTTTAAAATAAAGTAACTATATTTGGAAATATAGTTACTTTATTCGCTCAACTTAGTTACTTTATTTTTTACTGGATTTTGAAGCGGAAAAAACAGCTTGATTTATCAGTCTATTTCCATCAAATCTTCTGCGGAACATTCAAGGACTTTTGCAAGCTTCAGCACAGTTTCTGCCTTTGCTGAATTTATATTTTTCTGGCCCTGCTCGTACTGCTGAATTGTGCGCAGCGGCACACCAGAAATTTCTGAAAGTTCTTTCTGCGAAAATCCCGCCGTTTGCCTCTGCAATTTTAGATTCGTGCTTTGCTTCCTTGAATTATAAAGCTCCGCCATTTTTCCGCAGAAATGAGAAATATCCATCTCATGATAAGGACTGTACATTCCAAGAATCTCTTCTATCGGTATCAGAGAATCTATTTTCTTGAATGTCAAATTGGTCTGCCATTGAAAATATGCCAACGCCCAGCCAGCCCAGTATTCAGGACTTTTGTTCGCGGCCGGCCGGTATTTTTTTGCAAGCGAAAAATCACCGGAAACTTCAAGAGCAAGCTCAACACCGGACTTTCCTGCAATCACAGATGACTCGCCTCTTTCAAATCTGGCTGAAATTTCAGACAAAAGAAACTTTTTATAAAATCCGCGCAACTTCTCTTTCAAGTCGTAGACAGCAAAATCGAGC includes:
- a CDS encoding Eco57I restriction-modification methylase domain-containing protein, yielding MDFSEVDKIVFGRIEPYIYAFNTNSIPNYLKVGDTYRPVKVRLAEWRKYFPNLTQQFEDKAAVTEDVYFRDYSIHQYLETEKRKHRLTQKDLAGISAESNYYSNEFFRETSKEEISEAINDIKLDFAGKTGKYHFYSKSDKSANSFVYERSGEVWTLRPNQQEAVENYLNAVKNGHRNLLMYAVMRFGKSFTSMCCAKVSGAKFVVVVSAKADVKDEWKKTVEIPKNFEDYDFLESKDLIADENILKEKFEAKRRIVLFLTLQDLQGEKIKEKHKTVFTETVDLLIVDETHFGARAESYGKVLRNLDFQEDEGLKKVKFDDEFVDSEKAEKQIKSFKAKVKLHLSGTPYRILMGSEFQKDDIICFCQFADIVKEQEAWDKDNILKDDVKEWDNPYYGFPQMIRFAFNLNTSARKKLEELKKNGVSYAFSALFKPKSIRKDEDNEYKKFVYEKEILELLEAIDGSKADDELMPFLDYDKFKKGKMCRHIVAVLPYCASCDALENLITSNKAKFKNLNLYKIINISGLDNVYKKVSDVKNEIRKAEKEKVKTLTLTVNRMLTGSTVEQWDTMLYFKDTSSPQEYDQAVFRLQNQYIKILEDKDGNKIKFNMKPQTLLVDFDPLRLFQMQEKKSLIYNVNTDESGNNKLEERLREELRISPVIAANAERLVQITPADIMKAVSEYSRNKGVAEETVEIPVDMNLMKISDIYAEIEKQGKLGSKEGFAIKSADGDGNGLDIENPDDSENTNKAASQDESKTKSPDENSDGNETKDLIQKWRTYYARILFFAFLTKDRVKSLRDIIDCASTGENPRILTNLSLKTSVLELIRQNMDKFGLSQLDYKIDHLNELSADDKVPPLQRAKTALTKFGRLSESEVVTPEKTCDEMVSLLPTSCFESALSKNRAILDINSKMAEFAISIYKKYESLGKNLSEFKDRIYSIPSSAYTYEFTRKIYEILGLNTECIAKNFVSYDLLKIRNKDGIDCEKIRELLSQNKPFEQIRLDDEIDKTKEGNEEMKFEAVIGNPPYQVTATGDANGSDPIYHLFIDVSCKFADNVIMIHPARFLFNAGKTPKDWNQKILNNEHFKVVKYWAKSDEVFPTVDIKGGVAVTYWDKNKNFGKIGTFVAFEELQSALRKVKNSDFKTFSDLIYGRDLYKVTEKLYEENPWAENRQSKGHRYDCGSNIFSIFPELFFDEKPNDGIEYVRIYGRENNNRILKWIKKSYIRIPDNFDFYKIFIPKANGSGAIGEVLSTPIVGEPIVGEPIVGSTTTFLSIGKFTTKEEAENCMKYIKTKFARAMLGTLKVTQDNPRETWANVPLQDFTPNSDIDWTASIQEIDQQLYKKYNLDKAEIDFIEKNVKAME
- a CDS encoding virulence RhuM family protein, which codes for MNQNNIVFYQSENKNIVINVIYKDETFWLTQKAMAELFDVNTQAITKHLQNIYEEQELSEKATCSKMEQVQQEGNRSVKRNLVFYNLDAIIAVGYRINSKKATKFRQWATKTLKEYITKGFVLNEELLKNGKPFGKDYFDELLEKIREIRASERRAYQKITDIFEQCSCDYDKNSETTKNFYAFVQNKLHYAVSGNTAAEIVYNRADSSKEHMGLTNWKNSPDGKIYKSDVVIAKNYLNEKEISRLNRLVTMFIDYAELQAEDGILMKMQDCVDAVNSFLQGNRQKILETKGKISHGQAIEKAHKEYEIFRVIQDKEYISEFDRQTKMIDK
- a CDS encoding helix-turn-helix transcriptional regulator, with product MPATEYGKYLKKLRIDKDKTLAAMAKDMGIAPSYLSAIESGERVIPVDFTEKVSEKYSLDDTAKDELRELELKTPRNAVQLDFKKSGSTEEQKNLAILFAQKYAGLSTKQIEKIRAVLEEK
- a CDS encoding DNA-binding protein — encoded protein: MNFKITKRPNPRVKGSYLFHASPFYSDELTILDLAKDISDGCTLNVTDVEAVLSSLVRKLPLFLKKGFIVQLGSFGRIRLSFSAKGKEKASDVEAADILRKRIVLVPCSEIRKEIESTAFSKVNVVTESSLESSSEETDENEVSA
- a CDS encoding helix-turn-helix transcriptional regulator, whose product is MIHAYDKTYLSKAQVNLGSMLDFAVYDLKEKLRGFYKKFLLSEISARFERGESSVIAGKSGVELALEVSGDFSLAKKYRPAANKSPEYWAGWALAYFQWQTNLTFKKIDSLIPIEEILGMYSPYHEMDISHFCGKMAELYNSRKQSTNLKLQRQTAGFSQKELSEISGVPLRTIQQYEQGQKNINSAKAETVLKLAKVLECSAEDLMEID
- a CDS encoding restriction endonuclease subunit M, producing MPEKNCIDIKENNLLKIDNELLELLLQDKTTGRNIIWATDNYTKHGAQYAFEKPILVELITSRNGSIIKPRTQKSKAEQQKRVRQKAEVFTPSWVCNLQNNLVDEVWFGWKNAFNIEEKCSWKTIKEKISFPEAENKSWKDYVCSTRLEITCGEAPYITSRYDAVTGEYIEVPERVGFLDRKLRVVNENTESRGDWLKWAFSAVQSSYGFEWQGDNVLIARENVLFTVAEHYQHKFNENLSAQDLAGFAKIIVWNIWQMDGLKFVVPNSCTEKEVLEQDLFETRIVSKACEGCKKNNPLKHNGIYCKIKDWKKNEIVRFVDCVEGDE